In Synechococcus sp. KORDI-52, one genomic interval encodes:
- a CDS encoding glutathione S-transferase family protein: MTLYLYGGTKTRVSMPKWYMAEKGIDHEYVNIDLSAGDNLAPDYLNINPFGKLPALKDDTNGLTLFESGAILQYLSENYTNEVKNAATRASISQWILFANSTLAIALFVPSNKEREFPRLMTTLNDLYSKKQFLVGESWTAADCAVNAYLGYLPIFYPNESLSAYPAIQALNERTRSNHNYRHIMGL; this comes from the coding sequence ATGACGCTTTATCTCTACGGTGGCACCAAGACCCGTGTTTCGATGCCGAAGTGGTACATGGCAGAGAAAGGAATTGACCATGAGTACGTCAACATTGACCTATCAGCCGGCGACAACCTGGCACCCGATTATCTGAACATCAATCCGTTTGGAAAACTTCCCGCCCTGAAGGACGACACCAATGGTTTAACCCTGTTTGAATCCGGCGCCATTCTTCAATACCTGTCAGAGAATTATACCAACGAGGTAAAAAATGCTGCAACACGCGCCTCCATTAGCCAGTGGATTCTTTTTGCTAACTCCACCTTGGCCATTGCCTTATTTGTTCCATCCAACAAGGAACGTGAGTTTCCTCGACTGATGACAACACTCAACGATCTCTACAGCAAGAAACAGTTTCTTGTGGGTGAATCCTGGACAGCGGCCGACTGCGCCGTGAATGCCTACCTCGGCTATCTCCCCATTTTTTATCCGAATGAAAGCCTGTCGGCTTACCCAGCAATCCAAGCATTGAATGAACGAACCCGATCCAATCACAATTACAGACACATCATGGGTCTTTGA